One region of Homalodisca vitripennis isolate AUS2020 unplaced genomic scaffold, UT_GWSS_2.1 ScUCBcl_8683;HRSCAF=16891, whole genome shotgun sequence genomic DNA includes:
- the LOC124374483 gene encoding peptidyl-tRNA hydrolase 2, mitochondrial: MASLTSILSGFAVGFATAYVLSGNVLRGLLAAATASGEGTMKMALVVRTDLKMGKGKAAAQCAHAAVSCYKRALYSAANQLQQWERDGQTKVVLATTEEQGLLQLASEAKKAGLIAVVVHDAGHTQVRSGTATVVGIGPGPQDLVNKVVGHLKLF, from the coding sequence ATGGCAAGTCTAACCTCAATTTTGTCAGGCTTCGCAGTGGGCTTTGCTACCGCTTATGTGCTGAGTGGCAATGTGCTTCGAGGACTGTTGGCAGCCGCCACTGCTAGTGGTGAGGGCACCATGAAGATGGCGTTGGTCGTTCGCACAGACCTGAAGATGGGCAAAGGGAAGGCTGCTGCCCAGTGTGCACACGCAGCCGTCTCCTGCTACAAGCGAGCGTTGTACAGCGCAGCCAATCAGCTCCAGCAGTGGGAGAGAGACGGACAGACAAAAGTGGTTCTGGCCACAACAGAAGAGCAAGGGTTGTTACAACTAGCCAGTGAAGCCAAGAAAGCGGGTCTGATTGCAGTGGTGGTCCATGATGCCGGACATACACAAGTGCGTAGTGGCACGGCAACCGTTGTCGGGATCGGACCAGGCCCTCAGGATCTAGTTAATAAAGTTGTTGGTCATCTGAAGCTTTTTTAG